Genomic window (Rosa chinensis cultivar Old Blush chromosome 6, RchiOBHm-V2, whole genome shotgun sequence):
acctattggtttaaaattttgaagtacatgtacatgtgaaattagaatgtcagagactgaagtgttttatggtcaaaaactcaaaGACAAAATAGTATTtagtcatttatttatttattatttattattattattattattattttttaacaaTCCAGAAGCCATGGACATGGGCGAAGTTTTCAAAGAAGGAAGCTAAAAGaacagaggaaaagaaaaactgaCGGGGGAGATGAAAAGGTAGGAAGAATGATGAGTCTGGACAGAAACAGAAGAGAACATAACGTCGTTAGCCTTGAAAAAACCGAAATTTTGAGTCATTATTAATGACTCATAGATATTGAATCAATAGCTAGAATTAAAAGTCAAGGATAAACAAGAACCAACAACAATCAAAGAGAGGGTCCGGATCTGGATTCCGGATGACAGACAAAATTTGTTGAAAATGGTAAAGATGGACAATATTTGACAAAATTGGTGCAAATCAACCATTTTAACAAGCCTTCAAGGTGTGCATATTCACATATTCGGTTGAAAATCTGTGTAAATTGGAAATTCATCCCATGTTAAAAGCTTACCCAATCACATCTTGCCGCGTGGCACCGCCCGCTCTAAACAGACCAATCAAAAGCGAGAGCAACAAGGAAAAAAATGATGAGACACGTAGAAGATCCCTACCATTAAAGATGAGCCTCTTTaaaaaagaaccaaaaacaCAGTCCCGCAGTTTGCTTCCAAGTCCCGCCATGGAAGCCACTCTTCTCAGCTCTCAACGCTTCCAGCCCCAACTCTTCCCCTCTAAATTTCGAGGTCAGTCCATCTTTTAATCTCCAAAAAACTCactaaatagaaaaaaagaaaagaaaaaagaatctaAAATCATGACTATTTTAGGTTTCTTAATTTTGGTAATTCATAATCTAGAATCTTCCTTCCGTAAGGGATTTACTGTTCATTTTGGATTGAGTGGATGCTCTAGCTTCAGATGAGAATTTTGTCTGTTCTGATAGGGCTTTTGTGTTCAATTTCAGGTTCTGATACTCCAATTTGTTGCCCACGCTTAGTTAGAACCAAAGCCAACTTTGTTTCCCTCAAGACCAATCCTTCACAATTATGCAGCACAAATTCAATTTTGGCAAGCAGGTCTTTATTCTCCAGAGTAAGCACAAGAGTGTCTGCTAAGTTTTCGAACCAATTCCGAAATGAATATACCGATGTTGAGGCCACAGCTGCAGAATCTTTAAATCTTGAAGTTGTTCCGCCGAGGCCGAATGGCGGGAGAGGTGTTGTTACGCAGGATGAGATTGGCGACTCCGGTGGTGCGGAGGCGAGACCTGTAATGTTTAGGAACAGGTTTCTGGATTTTGTGAGGATAAGTTCAGTGATTAATAATGCTGCTGAGTCGTTCTTCAAGAGTGAGATTAGGAGGAGGTTGTTTGTGACGGCAGTGCTGATTGTGATTAGTCGTGTCGGTTATTTCATTCCTCTGCCTGGGTTTGATAGAAGGTTGATACCTCAGGATTATCTCAGCTTTGTCTCGGGATCAGTTGGTGAGTAATTGAtgcttgaatttgatttttgatatCTTATATTCATACATGTTTACTCTAGTTCTTATTGCTAAGTTATTCCTTCTGTCCCTTTCATAAGAGTGAGTTGGGTTTGATGTTAAGTCTGTTATGGGGTCATCCGTGTTGTTTATTTGCAGATGAGCTCGGCGATTTTACAGCAGAGCTTAAAATGTCCTTGTTCCAGCTTGGAATCAGTCCTCAAATTATAGCATCGATTATCATGCAGGTTTACTTCAGCTAGTTAGCTTTAATTTCTGCTAACTAAGCGAATATCCTTTACAGCTTCCCTGTAGATTGGATATACACCTTTTTGCAACTAACAAAAGTAAATGATTATTTGTATTTGTTTCAATATTTGATATTGAGAGTACAAGCATGTACAATGTGTTTCGCTATTCTGTTGTGACTTTATCTCGTCAGCTCAAAATGAAGTAGTTTTCCCTCTTCTTCTCTAGATATATTTAGTATGGTTAGATATCCTGGTCATAGATAGATGCTTGTTTTATATGCTCTCTTATTTACCTTAGGCACTGTGGATGACTTCAGTTTATTTCCTCAATTTTACTCAAACTAATGAAACTATGAAAGATACAAAGGTATTTAATTTTTTGAGATATTGAAATTACAAAACTTGATGCACAGGTACTCTGTTATGTCGTCCCCTCCCTAGTAAAGCTGCGGAAAGAAGGCTTAGATGGTCAAGAGAAGATTAAGAGTTATATGTGTGTCTAGTTTTTATCTCAAGCAGTGAGCCAAGTTCTTTTTTACATAATTTTACAATAAACTACTTTATATCAGTATTTAAAGCAAGATTTTGAACCCTGCGAGTGTTGTTTCTGTCTACTCAAGATGGTGGATGTCTCTTGGCTTTGCAATTGTGGAGGCTGTGATACTTGCTTGTTATTCACTTCCCTATTCAATCTATGTAGCTAGCCACAGGTAATGTAGTATATACATCTTATTTAATTGTACTTTCAAATATACTATGTGAATTTTAAGTcattctgaaaattttgaaataaaaagtttttatgTGTAGCTGCCTAGGCTATCTTTTCCACCATGTACTTAGCATGGATTTGTtacttttaattattttaatttgatGGTCTTATTACATTTTACTGCATTCAACATATCTGATCCTCAACTTATAGATTTTTTGTACCTGCTAAGAAGCTGGTAGGTTATATTTGTTAGGTAGCTAGTCTTGCCAAGGTGATGTTATGTATTGAAGATGTTTGTATTTCTGGGATATTGCAGGGTCAAGCATGTGATGCTGACAAGTATGTTATTGGTCTGTGGTGCAATGACAATGACGTGGATATGTGATACCATTACAGAATCTGGATTCGGTATTATACTTGACCTTTTGGTTACATGGTTGGCAGCAAAATAGTCTTGCTCATATTTCCTGGAAATTTATAAGCTTCCCATCTTGAGGCCTCATTTTGTTTCTCCAAAAGCAGTATATTACTTGTCATAGTCATGAGTCACCCTGTCAAGTTTTGTTTACCATTCCTGCATATTGTGCTTACACTAGTATTGTCTTTTACatagttcttttcttttctttaaatctTTTTAGCAGAAATCTGTTAAATAGTTAAATTGTTACAGAAACGTGACCAGCCTTACTTATACCTGCCTCACAATTGTGGCTTTGACCCGATAAGTTTCAAAACCATGGTTCTTTAGCTGTGGATTAATAAGGGATGCTTTTAGCTTAGTTATATGGATACCTTTTGATGGCTTTTGAATGGTTGTCCTTCTCTTTCTTAAGTATGAGTCAGAATACTTGCTTTTTTACCGTGGTGACTGTTAGCTTACCATTTTCACAAATTATCACTTAGATAttgtttctgtttattttctatCATCTTATGATTGTGAAGGCTCACATAATGGTATACATGGTTTGTTTACCCTCATCTGATCTGATTCCTTCTGTCCACAAATAATTATTAGTGATGTAGAATGAAGCTTGAGTTGCCATATCTTTTTGGGTtttaaaagaaataagaaagttTGATCGCTCTCTTTTTTTATCATACATGTGATTATATTCTCTATCTTCTCTAACTGGTAGTGCACATTTCAGGCCAAGGTTCATCTTTAATAATATGTGTGCAAATATTGATTGGCTACACAGAGACATTATACAAAATGTTGACCCAGCTTTCAGGTATGTGATTCAGTGAACACCATTGATTTACCCTTTATTGGACTTGTAGGTTTTATCTTGTAACTCTATTTTCTTTATCATTAGTATTTTGTTAAATGTCATTTGACTCCATGCTTTTTATGTACTATTGTAGGAAGTTCTGTAAGTTGGTGGCCATACTTATTTGGAGTATTGGGCGTTTTCACTATAGTCACTATGTGGGCAGTTGTGGTAACTGAAGGATGCAGGAAGATAAAGCTTCAGTACTACGGTTTTAAGCTGGCTTCTGCTGCAAGGTAAAACATTTTCCATTATTTTGATATGTGATGATCATTTCTAGTGATGGAAACTATGCAATACATAGGTTATCTCTAGCATGGAGCTTCTAGTCCCTATTAATGTTTCGTTCTGATTGGTTTTGATGATGATTATTCTATATACTAGTATTCGATGTGTGTAAACTTGCAGCCTAGTAAGTAGCCAGTTGCACCATACATCATAGCATCTAGAAGACCATTATAAAAGCCTATTTTGGTTATCTTTTTCACTGACACTATCTTCTGGTTGTTTGTACTTTGAACAGGGATGACTCACCTATTACTGAAGTGGAGCCCTATATACCTTTTACTATTAATCCAGCAGGAATGCAGCCTGTTCTCACAACTACTTATCTCTTGGCATTTCCCAGCATTCTTGCAAGGTCATTGTTTATTATTTAGCATCATCGTTGCATATTTAAGATGAGAAACCGTTGTCTATGTCTTTAATTGAGCTGCTGTTGTCAGTTGGTTGATTTTATAATGCTTTGATGAAGTCAACGAGTTTCTCCTTTCTCATTTTTCAGTTGATTCTAAATGTGTTCCTTGAGATTGTAACTAATGCTTTCTTTCTTCTCATCAAAGTTTACTATTACTACCTTTTGATATTCTGATCTGTTGGCAGTCTTCTTGGTTCGTCTTTCTGGGAGCATGTTAAGGAGATATTGAACCCTGATACTTCTATTGGTGCAGCGCCTTGGGTGTACTACACAATATATGcgttttttgtctttttattcaatatatttgacatagtaagtttctcccTTACTTCATATAGTTACTCTAGAATCACACCTCTTTCCCCTCATCAAGCTCCTAAGCTACTAAATCTGTTGAGAATATCTCATTTTTGATATTCAAAATGATTTATTGGTAGGATGCTTATTTATCTGTCATGATGTTTGTCTCCTGCTGTGTTCATCAAATTTTTTATGCTGTGTCTGTTATgagtttcaattttcttttgtggTCAAAAACTCTATTGAAATGAAATGTGAAGTGACTTAGTGTTAGATGTGGAGGCAACTTCTGTTTCTTAATTTTCTACTTGCTGGGTGATTTTTAATCAATAATGACTTGTCCAGGCCAACTTGCCCAAGGAAATTGCTGACTACTTAAATAAGATGGGTGCAAGGATACCAAATATAAAACCTGGAAAGGCTACGATTGAATATCTCACAAAGATTCAGGCATCAACACGTTTTTGGGGTATAGTTCTCTCTTGGTTTCTCTCAATATAACCTAATTCCTTTTCAACCACCCACATTGATATTTTTTGCTTGCTTTTTACTGGCCTGCAGGTGGTGTATTGTTAAGCATCTTAGCAACAACATCAAGCATACTTGATCATTATTTACGTAACATCAATGCGGGATTTTCAATCGGGTTGACATCAGTCTTAATAATAGTAAGTGCAATACTAACTATGGGTTCTGTATTACGCTCACCTGACCTCATTTTCTAGAATATCCAATGCTATGGAAAGCTTTTGTTGTTTGTGTGCATCTGTAATTTTGGTTGATAGTTAACTGATTTAGTTGTGAAAATTGGTTTGCC
Coding sequences:
- the LOC112170396 gene encoding preprotein translocase subunit SCY2, chloroplastic translates to MEATLLSSQRFQPQLFPSKFRGSDTPICCPRLVRTKANFVSLKTNPSQLCSTNSILASRSLFSRVSTRVSAKFSNQFRNEYTDVEATAAESLNLEVVPPRPNGGRGVVTQDEIGDSGGAEARPVMFRNRFLDFVRISSVINNAAESFFKSEIRRRLFVTAVLIVISRVGYFIPLPGFDRRLIPQDYLSFVSGSVDELGDFTAELKMSLFQLGISPQIIASIIMQVLCYVVPSLVKLRKEGLDGQEKIKSYIWWMSLGFAIVEAVILACYSLPYSIYVASHRVKHVMLTSMLLVCGAMTMTWICDTITESGFGQGSSLIICVQILIGYTETLYKMLTQLSGSSVSWWPYLFGVLGVFTIVTMWAVVVTEGCRKIKLQYYGFKLASAARDDSPITEVEPYIPFTINPAGMQPVLTTTYLLAFPSILASLLGSSFWEHVKEILNPDTSIGAAPWVYYTIYAFFVFLFNIFDIANLPKEIADYLNKMGARIPNIKPGKATIEYLTKIQASTRFWGGVLLSILATTSSILDHYLRNINAGFSIGLTSVLIIVGSIIELRRSYQAYNVMPSLSKALRRYGV